One Gimesia sp. genomic window carries:
- a CDS encoding FKBP-type peptidyl-prolyl cis-trans isomerase produces MSKWHLTACLCIAFFGCASLAQAQNEKSQLKDQKQKVSYGIGYNLGQNLMRDNLDLDPQVLAKGIMDAMTKQKPQMTEDEIRATLLAFQQQLQKDAQTKMQKEAEANVAKGKKFLADNAKKEGVKTTKSGLQYKVIKSGSGKTPKLTDEVTTHYRGTLIDGTEFDSSYKRKQPATFPVNRVIGGWTEALQLMKEGDKWQLFIPSDLAYGERGSGPDIGPNEVLIFDIELLKVN; encoded by the coding sequence ATGTCAAAATGGCATCTTACTGCCTGTCTCTGTATTGCGTTCTTCGGATGCGCGTCTCTGGCGCAAGCTCAAAATGAAAAATCCCAGCTGAAAGATCAGAAGCAGAAAGTCAGCTACGGTATTGGATACAATCTCGGTCAGAATCTCATGCGGGATAACCTGGATCTGGATCCCCAGGTTCTGGCAAAAGGCATCATGGATGCCATGACCAAACAGAAACCACAGATGACCGAAGACGAAATTCGGGCCACCCTGCTCGCATTCCAGCAGCAGCTGCAGAAAGACGCTCAGACCAAAATGCAGAAAGAAGCCGAGGCAAACGTTGCCAAAGGCAAGAAATTCCTGGCAGACAACGCCAAAAAAGAGGGCGTCAAAACCACTAAGAGTGGTCTGCAGTATAAGGTCATCAAATCCGGTTCAGGGAAAACTCCTAAATTGACCGATGAAGTGACGACTCACTATCGGGGCACCCTGATCGACGGCACCGAATTCGACAGCTCCTACAAACGGAAGCAGCCAGCAACATTCCCCGTCAACCGGGTGATCGGTGGCTGGACCGAAGCACTGCAGCTGATGAAAGAAGGCGACAAATGGCAGCTCTTCATTCCCAGTGATCTGGCCTACGGCGAGCGGGGATCGGGACCTGATATCGGACCCAACGAAGTCCTCATCTTCGACATCGAACTGCTGAAAGTGAACTAA
- a CDS encoding SlyX family protein gives MSESASRLEEVSSRLNQIESVLMHLQHDVEQLNTAILHQNDVLDKLSRSMKLLDNRIGTLEEEDEGRDPLEEKPPHY, from the coding sequence ATGAGTGAATCAGCTTCTCGCCTGGAAGAAGTCTCTTCCCGCCTGAACCAGATTGAATCAGTGCTGATGCACCTGCAGCACGATGTTGAGCAATTGAACACGGCGATCCTGCATCAGAATGATGTGCTGGATAAGCTGAGTCGATCCATGAAGTTACTGGATAACCGCATCGGGACACTCGAAGAAGAGGACGAAGGCCGGGACCCCCTCGAGGAGAAACCGCCTCATTATTGA
- a CDS encoding LL-diaminopimelate aminotransferase, whose translation MALINDHYLKLKAGYLFPEIGRRVNKFCEENPDAAVIKLGIGDVTEPLPAAIREAMHKAVDEMGDPTTFHGYGPEQGYGFLREAIAKNDFHSRGIDVAADEIFVSDGSKCDTGNILDIFGADNRVAVTDPVYPVYVDTNVMTGRTGAADDSGRYAGLTYLPVTAENDFVAELPESPVDLIYLCYPNNPTGTVATRETLKKWVDYAKENGSIILFDAAYEAFITDPEIPHSIYEIEGARDVAIEFRSFSKNAGFTGTRCAFTVVPKSLKGKTSTGETADIHPLWNRRHCTKFNGVSYIIQRGAEAAYSDAGKEQIQGLISFYLENARLLREGLEAVGISVYGGVNAPYVWLKTPGDSTSWDFFDELLQKAHLVGTPGSGFGASGEGYFRLSAFNSRDNINEAVTRFQKVVS comes from the coding sequence ATGGCTTTGATTAACGATCACTACCTGAAGCTCAAGGCGGGTTATCTCTTTCCAGAAATCGGACGTCGCGTCAATAAATTCTGCGAAGAAAACCCGGATGCAGCCGTGATCAAGCTGGGCATCGGCGATGTGACCGAACCCCTGCCCGCCGCCATTCGTGAAGCCATGCACAAAGCCGTCGACGAAATGGGTGACCCCACAACATTCCATGGCTACGGTCCCGAGCAGGGTTACGGCTTCCTGCGGGAAGCGATTGCCAAAAATGATTTTCACTCTCGGGGCATCGATGTCGCTGCAGATGAGATTTTCGTCTCCGACGGTTCCAAGTGTGACACGGGGAACATCCTCGACATCTTCGGTGCCGACAATAGGGTCGCGGTGACGGATCCCGTCTATCCCGTCTATGTCGATACCAACGTGATGACCGGCCGCACCGGAGCCGCTGATGACAGCGGACGTTATGCAGGTCTGACCTATCTGCCCGTGACGGCAGAAAACGACTTCGTGGCAGAACTGCCCGAATCTCCCGTCGATCTGATCTACCTCTGCTATCCCAACAATCCGACCGGAACCGTCGCCACCCGCGAAACACTCAAGAAGTGGGTTGATTACGCCAAAGAAAACGGCTCGATCATTCTGTTCGATGCTGCCTATGAAGCATTCATTACCGATCCGGAAATTCCGCACTCGATTTATGAAATCGAAGGCGCCCGGGATGTCGCGATCGAATTCCGCAGCTTCAGTAAGAACGCCGGCTTCACTGGAACCCGTTGTGCGTTCACCGTCGTCCCGAAGTCATTGAAAGGGAAAACATCGACCGGAGAAACTGCCGATATTCATCCACTCTGGAACCGCCGTCATTGCACGAAATTCAACGGCGTTTCTTACATCATCCAGCGAGGTGCGGAAGCAGCTTACTCTGATGCTGGTAAAGAGCAGATCCAGGGACTGATTTCCTTCTATCTCGAGAATGCACGTTTGTTACGTGAAGGTCTGGAAGCGGTAGGCATCTCGGTCTATGGTGGCGTCAACGCCCCTTATGTCTGGCTCAAGACCCCCGGCGATTCAACGAGCTGGGACTTTTTCGATGAACTGCTCCAGAAAGCACACCTCGTGGGAACGCCGGGCAGCGGCTTTGGTGCCTCCGGAGAAGGTTACTTCCGGTTAAGTGCTTTCAACAGCCGGGATAATATCAACGAAGCGGTGACCCGTTTCCAGAAAGTCGTGAGCTAG
- a CDS encoding sulfatase-like hydrolase/transferase yields MSRFCITSVVHCLIVVVALVSAGFLQAAEQKRPNVVIIMTDNHGEWTLGCYGNKDIKTPHIDQLAQEGTLFTRAFANNAVCSPTRATFLTGLMPCQHGVHCYLRPRIQTGPDSYNTLDEFQTIPQILHDAGYVCGLSGKWHLGDNLYPQEGFSYWITKPHGASSGFYDQEVIEDEKIHKEPTYLTDLWTQHGIKFIKQNQDKPFFLFLAYNGPYGLGSAMKEPIKNRFKEEYEQLTFPSFPREKAQPWNFNYGDWIGDLGIIRKYAAEVSGVDDGVGQIMQTLKELGLRENTLVIFTADQGLSGGHSGYWGMGDHTRPLTAFDWTLTIPLIFSQPGQIVEGARQKMMVANYDVYPTLLNYLGLEDKIPAKPARPGRNFAPVLKGKQIPWKEEVFYEFENVRAVRTPEWKFIERYHESPNELYHLTQDSKEHNNLIDDAQYKQKKDALKQQLDQFFARYADPKWDIWNGGQSKTVLMTQKLFPKTYLYLPEQKKK; encoded by the coding sequence ATGTCACGCTTCTGTATTACTTCTGTCGTGCATTGTCTGATCGTTGTGGTCGCGCTGGTAAGTGCCGGTTTCCTGCAGGCCGCAGAACAGAAACGCCCCAACGTCGTGATCATCATGACCGACAATCACGGGGAGTGGACGCTGGGTTGTTACGGCAACAAGGACATCAAAACGCCGCACATTGATCAGCTGGCTCAGGAAGGCACGCTGTTTACGCGGGCCTTCGCCAACAACGCGGTCTGTTCGCCTACGCGGGCAACCTTCCTTACCGGCCTGATGCCTTGTCAGCATGGCGTGCACTGTTATCTCAGGCCACGCATCCAGACCGGTCCCGATTCCTACAATACGCTGGACGAATTTCAGACCATTCCCCAGATCCTGCACGATGCCGGCTATGTCTGTGGACTCTCGGGCAAATGGCATCTGGGCGACAACCTCTATCCCCAGGAAGGTTTTTCCTACTGGATCACCAAGCCGCACGGCGCAAGTTCCGGATTCTATGATCAGGAAGTGATCGAAGACGAAAAGATTCACAAAGAACCGACCTATCTTACCGATCTCTGGACGCAGCACGGTATCAAGTTCATCAAACAGAATCAGGATAAACCCTTCTTCCTGTTTCTGGCGTATAACGGTCCCTATGGACTGGGTTCCGCGATGAAAGAGCCGATTAAAAACCGTTTCAAGGAAGAATACGAACAGCTGACCTTCCCCTCCTTCCCGCGAGAAAAAGCGCAGCCCTGGAACTTCAACTACGGAGACTGGATCGGAGACCTGGGCATCATTCGCAAATATGCAGCGGAAGTCTCAGGCGTGGATGATGGTGTCGGGCAAATCATGCAGACACTCAAAGAGCTGGGTCTCCGTGAAAATACGCTGGTTATTTTCACAGCCGACCAGGGGCTCTCGGGTGGACACAGTGGCTACTGGGGCATGGGTGATCATACCCGCCCCTTAACCGCCTTTGACTGGACGCTGACGATTCCGCTGATCTTCTCGCAACCAGGACAGATCGTAGAGGGAGCCCGGCAGAAGATGATGGTCGCGAATTACGATGTGTATCCCACTCTGCTCAACTACCTCGGCCTTGAGGATAAAATTCCAGCCAAACCTGCCCGACCTGGACGCAACTTTGCTCCCGTGCTCAAGGGGAAACAGATTCCCTGGAAGGAAGAGGTCTTCTACGAATTCGAAAACGTGCGGGCCGTTCGGACACCAGAGTGGAAGTTTATCGAACGCTATCATGAATCGCCCAACGAACTCTATCACCTGACCCAGGATTCAAAAGAACACAATAACCTGATCGATGATGCCCAGTACAAGCAGAAAAAAGACGCGCTGAAACAGCAGCTTGATCAGTTTTTCGCCCGCTATGCCGACCCCAAGTGGGATATCTGGAATGGTGGTCAGTCCAAAACTGTACTGATGACTCAAAAACTCTTCCCCAAGACCTATCTCTACCTGCCAGAACAGAAAAAGAAGTGA
- a CDS encoding ThiF family adenylyltransferase — MKPELERYSRQVLFSELGEAGQTNLMQGRVLLCGCGALGTVLAETLVRAGVGQIKIVDRDFVEISNLQRQVLFDESDVAAKLPKAIAAAEKLKKINSTVNIEPIVADIDHTNILSLAKDVDLILDGTDNFEVRYLINDVSLELGIPWIYCGCIGSTGQTMTILPGKTACLRCLIDTAPEPGSTETCDTAGILGPTVNVIASLEAVDAIKLLAGKEDLIKPVLTVVDIWEGSYRQMSVADLREKSGCKACHQGERVWLKGEQGSRTTRLCGRNAVQVAPADKGKIVFEDLAEKLKHSGEVDFNPYLLRLNLKNPDYEISLFRDGRAIIKGTDDPAIAKTVYARYIGS; from the coding sequence ATGAAACCGGAATTGGAACGTTACAGTCGTCAGGTCCTCTTTTCTGAACTGGGCGAAGCGGGTCAGACGAACCTGATGCAGGGCCGCGTCTTACTCTGTGGATGTGGGGCGCTGGGAACCGTACTCGCGGAAACACTGGTTCGCGCAGGCGTGGGCCAGATCAAAATTGTCGACCGCGATTTCGTCGAGATCAGCAACCTGCAGCGGCAGGTTCTGTTTGATGAGTCGGACGTCGCAGCCAAACTGCCCAAAGCAATCGCAGCTGCTGAAAAACTGAAGAAGATCAACAGTACCGTCAACATCGAGCCGATTGTCGCCGACATCGATCATACCAATATCCTGTCCCTCGCCAAAGACGTCGACCTGATCCTGGACGGCACCGATAACTTCGAAGTCCGGTATCTGATCAATGATGTCTCACTGGAACTGGGCATCCCCTGGATCTACTGCGGCTGTATCGGCAGTACCGGTCAGACGATGACCATTCTACCCGGTAAGACTGCCTGCCTGCGTTGTCTGATCGATACCGCTCCCGAACCGGGCAGCACCGAAACCTGCGACACCGCGGGCATTCTGGGACCCACGGTCAATGTGATCGCTTCGCTGGAAGCCGTCGATGCGATCAAACTGCTCGCCGGGAAAGAAGATCTCATCAAACCGGTGCTCACCGTGGTCGATATCTGGGAAGGCTCGTATCGACAGATGAGCGTCGCGGACCTCAGAGAAAAATCGGGCTGCAAAGCCTGTCACCAGGGAGAACGCGTCTGGTTGAAAGGGGAACAGGGTTCACGTACCACGCGGCTCTGTGGTCGTAACGCGGTACAGGTCGCTCCCGCCGATAAAGGTAAGATTGTCTTCGAAGATCTGGCAGAAAAACTGAAGCATTCTGGTGAAGTCGACTTCAATCCTTATCTGCTGCGATTGAATCTGAAAAACCCCGACTACGAAATCAGTCTGTTCCGTGACGGACGCGCGATCATTAAAGGGACCGACGATCCCGCGATCGCCAAAACGGTCTACGCCCGTTACATCGGCAGCTGA
- a CDS encoding HEAT repeat domain-containing protein yields MDSRNMRPFFVVLSIGCLWCLPGLQGCSSGDASSKAETAQAAVSEESENTAEAAPEPALAESKTVSVGEPVDPQAEVKEAFEKLLAIRTEPDPDEWQAADKKLAAFGKTAVPTLTEGLSHTDPGARELASMYLASLGPDAEAAAPALVEVLSDESPFTQVNAASTLTHFPKHRDKAIPVLIELTRHSDPNTRLTAVYSLGNLEEHSTAQVEAIQAALNDENSDVQLAAIKVLGQMGQPAKASLTELQSLIDNQNTSDDLREAAVASKDQIEQAQK; encoded by the coding sequence ATGGACTCCCGGAACATGCGACCGTTTTTCGTTGTACTGAGTATTGGATGTCTGTGGTGCCTGCCTGGATTGCAGGGCTGTAGTAGTGGTGATGCCTCCTCGAAAGCTGAGACGGCTCAAGCAGCTGTCAGCGAGGAATCAGAAAACACCGCTGAAGCTGCGCCAGAACCGGCTCTAGCAGAATCGAAGACCGTCAGTGTCGGTGAACCCGTCGATCCTCAGGCTGAAGTCAAAGAGGCTTTCGAAAAGTTGCTCGCGATCCGTACTGAACCCGATCCCGATGAATGGCAGGCCGCCGACAAAAAACTGGCCGCCTTCGGTAAGACGGCCGTTCCCACACTGACCGAAGGGCTTTCCCACACCGATCCGGGTGCACGCGAACTGGCCAGCATGTATCTGGCAAGCCTGGGACCTGACGCGGAAGCAGCGGCCCCCGCTCTGGTGGAAGTTCTGTCGGATGAATCCCCCTTCACGCAGGTCAATGCTGCTTCAACCCTGACGCATTTTCCCAAACACCGCGACAAGGCAATTCCGGTTCTGATCGAGCTGACCCGGCACAGTGATCCCAATACGCGACTGACGGCCGTCTATTCGCTGGGAAATCTGGAAGAACATTCCACCGCGCAGGTAGAGGCCATCCAGGCGGCTTTGAATGATGAGAACAGCGACGTCCAGCTGGCGGCCATCAAAGTTCTGGGTCAGATGGGGCAGCCGGCTAAAGCCTCGCTGACCGAACTTCAATCGCTGATCGATAATCAGAATACCAGCGACGATCTCCGTGAAGCAGCAGTGGCTTCTAAAGATCAGATCGAACAGGCGCAGAAATAA
- a CDS encoding glycine cleavage T C-terminal barrel domain-containing protein, with protein sequence MPLNHFQLVQEAAGAHFPDKDHAYPYPAHYGDPQQEYQAGHESAVLFDLSDREQVELKGTDCQKFLHNFCTNDIKNLPVDQGCEAFVTNVQSRILGYITVFNQGDSLWLDLAPGQSAALTEHLDRYIIMENVEQIVRSPEFGCLYLTGPEAGHILSKLDIAALAVNQQQRVTDSEAELTVRRVDWFGQPGYLCCLLHEKIVAFWQQLIEAGAKPAGQEAFEALRIESCFPLSGIDLTDENLAQEAGRTSQAISFKKGCYLGQEPIARIDSLGHVNQELRIIALEGDGVPAPGTPVMATVKDNQKEVGKITSAAKSYGKYPVVALAIVRKEAYKPGTKVEVVVAEKALEGTVLCSME encoded by the coding sequence ATGCCCTTAAATCATTTTCAGCTCGTCCAGGAAGCAGCAGGTGCTCATTTTCCCGATAAGGACCATGCGTATCCTTACCCGGCACACTACGGAGATCCCCAACAGGAGTATCAGGCCGGACATGAGTCGGCGGTGCTCTTTGATTTAAGTGATCGCGAGCAGGTCGAACTCAAGGGGACTGACTGCCAGAAGTTTCTGCATAATTTTTGCACGAATGATATCAAGAACCTGCCCGTCGACCAGGGTTGTGAAGCCTTTGTCACCAACGTACAGAGTCGCATCCTGGGGTACATCACGGTGTTTAACCAGGGGGATTCACTCTGGCTGGATCTCGCGCCCGGTCAAAGTGCGGCTCTCACCGAGCACCTGGATCGTTACATTATTATGGAAAACGTCGAACAGATCGTCCGTTCGCCGGAATTCGGCTGTCTCTATCTGACCGGTCCCGAGGCAGGTCACATCCTGAGTAAACTTGATATTGCAGCACTCGCAGTGAATCAGCAGCAGCGGGTGACCGACAGTGAAGCCGAGCTCACCGTGCGCCGCGTCGACTGGTTCGGTCAGCCCGGGTATCTCTGTTGTCTGCTCCACGAAAAAATCGTCGCGTTCTGGCAGCAGCTGATTGAAGCCGGTGCAAAGCCCGCCGGTCAGGAAGCATTCGAAGCGCTGCGAATTGAAAGTTGCTTTCCTCTCTCTGGTATCGATCTGACCGATGAAAACCTGGCACAGGAAGCAGGGCGTACCAGTCAGGCCATCTCCTTCAAGAAAGGCTGCTACCTGGGACAGGAACCGATCGCGCGCATCGATTCGCTGGGGCACGTCAACCAGGAACTGAGAATCATTGCCCTTGAGGGCGACGGGGTACCCGCTCCCGGAACTCCGGTTATGGCGACAGTGAAAGACAATCAGAAAGAAGTCGGCAAGATCACTTCTGCCGCAAAATCTTACGGCAAGTATCCCGTCGTGGCTCTGGCGATTGTTCGTAAAGAAGCTTATAAGCCGGGAACCAAAGTGGAAGTCGTCGTGGCAGAAAAGGCTCTGGAAGGTACGGTGCTCTGCTCGATGGAATAG
- a CDS encoding alpha/beta hydrolase-fold protein has protein sequence MIPAFQLRLLTLSLLFTLFQVLPAEAAQQRFEVQFTKAVHSQPFTGRVYLFFTRSGREPRLGPSWFNPEFFVARDVTNWKPGERLEFSAETPGLLSYPDSYADMNLNGYQVQAVARFNAGEPKIGTGPGNGYSQVLRVDSVVSTQPPLLTIDSLVPAKPFPETRWSKQIRVRSELLSQFHGRETFLEASVLLPQSYYSQPQRKYPVIYSIPGFGGDHMRGIRNEPIAEQNEQGVEFLRVQLNPQCQWGHHVFADSATNGPVGKAFTTEFLPVLEKSFRAIPHPRARFLTGHSSGGWSSLWLQITYPDQFGGTWSTAPDPVDFRDFQLINIYETDSNVYRDANGRPRPLGRRGGKPILWFEPFAKMEQVLGYGGQLRSFEAVFSPRGADGRPLKLYDRETGKIDPRVAETWKAYDIRLILEENWENLGPQLAGKIHVFMGEEDTFYLTGATVLLKLSLDKLNQQVDAQSVVEIHPGKDHSTLMTRELVMRIRREMVQAFLAHRAEIESALKTESR, from the coding sequence ATGATTCCCGCATTTCAACTTCGCTTGCTGACGTTGTCCCTTCTGTTCACACTGTTTCAGGTCTTGCCTGCAGAAGCTGCTCAGCAGCGGTTTGAGGTCCAATTTACGAAGGCCGTCCATTCACAGCCGTTTACGGGGCGCGTCTATCTGTTCTTCACCCGCTCCGGTCGTGAACCCCGGCTGGGTCCTTCGTGGTTTAATCCCGAGTTCTTTGTGGCGCGGGATGTGACCAACTGGAAGCCGGGCGAGAGACTCGAATTTTCTGCCGAGACTCCCGGGCTGCTCTCTTATCCAGACTCGTATGCGGACATGAATCTGAACGGTTATCAGGTGCAGGCTGTCGCACGTTTCAATGCAGGAGAGCCGAAGATCGGCACCGGCCCGGGCAACGGCTATAGCCAGGTTCTCCGTGTGGACTCCGTGGTCTCAACTCAGCCGCCGTTGTTAACCATCGATTCACTGGTACCCGCGAAACCGTTTCCCGAAACCCGCTGGAGTAAACAGATCCGGGTGCGTTCTGAACTGCTTTCCCAATTTCATGGTCGCGAGACATTTCTGGAAGCCTCGGTCTTACTGCCACAAAGTTATTACAGCCAGCCGCAGCGGAAATATCCCGTCATCTATTCCATTCCCGGATTTGGCGGCGACCACATGCGGGGAATTCGGAATGAACCAATTGCCGAACAGAATGAGCAGGGGGTTGAGTTTCTGCGGGTGCAGTTGAACCCCCAGTGCCAGTGGGGCCATCACGTGTTTGCCGATTCCGCCACCAATGGTCCGGTGGGGAAAGCCTTCACGACTGAGTTCCTGCCGGTACTGGAAAAGTCTTTCCGGGCGATCCCCCATCCACGGGCGCGATTCCTTACCGGTCATTCCTCGGGAGGCTGGTCTTCGCTGTGGTTGCAGATTACTTATCCCGATCAGTTTGGCGGAACCTGGAGTACCGCTCCCGACCCGGTCGATTTTCGCGACTTTCAGCTGATCAATATCTATGAAACGGACAGCAACGTCTATCGCGATGCGAATGGCCGACCACGGCCATTGGGGCGTCGTGGCGGGAAACCGATCCTCTGGTTTGAACCATTCGCGAAAATGGAACAGGTGCTCGGTTACGGCGGTCAGCTAAGAAGCTTTGAAGCCGTCTTTTCCCCGCGTGGTGCTGACGGCAGGCCACTGAAACTGTATGACCGGGAGACAGGTAAGATCGATCCCCGGGTTGCCGAAACCTGGAAAGCGTATGACATTCGCCTGATCCTGGAGGAGAACTGGGAGAATCTGGGACCGCAACTGGCAGGTAAAATCCACGTCTTCATGGGTGAGGAAGATACGTTTTACCTGACGGGAGCCACGGTGCTGCTCAAACTCTCGCTCGATAAGCTGAACCAGCAAGTTGACGCGCAGTCGGTCGTAGAAATTCATCCTGGTAAAGATCACTCGACGCTGATGACCCGGGAACTGGTGATGCGTATCCGCCGCGAGATGGTGCAGGCGTTTCTCGCGCATCGGGCAGAGATCGAATCCGCGCTGAAAACAGAGTCCCGGTGA
- a CDS encoding protein-L-isoaspartate(D-aspartate) O-methyltransferase, with protein sequence MQRLNKNVLSLLFLTALLGLCQPAFSQNNEYFRNQRNEMVTRYIEGEGIKNQRVLSSMRQVPRHEFVSSNLKHLAYQDLALPIGYKQTISPPYIVAYMTETIDPQPTDKVLEIGTGSGFQAAVLAGLVKDVYTIEIVEGLGKKAAVRLKQLGYDNVHTRIGDGYLGWPEEAPFDKIIVTCSPEKVPQPLIDQLKEGGTLLIPLGERYQQVFHLFQKEKGQLKHKRLIPTLFVPMTGRSEDNREVKPDPLHPEIVNGTFEVDANQDQKVDNWHYQRRVSRMTDEAPEGKSYLQFENDVRDQLSQILQGMAIDGSKIKSLEISMQVGYLNTAQGTKAYQKPGLIIHFYDKIRRNIGQAYLGPWIGSRDWHQVKKTINVPPQAREAVIQLGLNGGTGTLKVDDLKIEKID encoded by the coding sequence ATGCAGCGATTGAATAAAAATGTGCTCAGTCTGCTTTTCCTGACCGCTCTGCTGGGGCTCTGCCAGCCCGCGTTTTCGCAAAACAACGAATATTTCCGCAACCAGCGTAACGAGATGGTCACGCGTTACATTGAAGGCGAAGGCATCAAAAACCAGCGCGTGCTCTCATCCATGCGTCAAGTGCCCCGCCACGAGTTTGTCAGTTCGAACCTCAAACATCTGGCCTACCAGGATCTGGCGCTCCCCATCGGCTACAAACAGACGATTTCCCCCCCTTATATCGTCGCCTACATGACCGAAACCATCGATCCTCAGCCGACCGACAAGGTACTCGAAATTGGTACCGGGAGCGGATTCCAGGCAGCAGTCCTCGCCGGACTGGTCAAGGATGTCTACACGATTGAAATCGTCGAGGGTCTCGGCAAGAAGGCGGCGGTCCGACTCAAACAACTCGGTTACGACAACGTACACACTCGGATTGGCGATGGTTATCTCGGCTGGCCGGAAGAGGCACCTTTCGACAAGATCATCGTGACCTGCTCGCCGGAAAAGGTTCCCCAGCCGCTGATCGATCAGCTTAAAGAGGGGGGCACACTGCTGATTCCCCTCGGTGAACGGTATCAGCAGGTGTTTCATCTGTTCCAGAAAGAAAAGGGACAGCTCAAACACAAACGCCTGATTCCCACCTTGTTCGTCCCTATGACGGGACGCTCGGAAGACAATCGGGAAGTCAAACCGGATCCCCTGCATCCGGAAATCGTCAACGGCACGTTTGAAGTTGATGCCAACCAGGATCAGAAAGTCGATAACTGGCACTATCAGCGCCGCGTCTCACGCATGACGGATGAGGCACCCGAAGGCAAATCCTATCTGCAGTTTGAAAATGACGTCCGCGATCAGCTCTCTCAGATTCTGCAGGGGATGGCGATCGACGGCTCCAAAATCAAGAGTCTCGAAATCAGCATGCAGGTCGGCTATCTGAATACGGCACAGGGAACCAAGGCTTATCAGAAGCCCGGACTGATCATTCATTTTTATGATAAGATCCGTCGCAATATCGGGCAGGCCTACCTCGGACCCTGGATTGGCAGCCGCGACTGGCACCAGGTGAAAAAGACCATCAACGTGCCACCCCAGGCTCGCGAAGCCGTGATTCAATTAGGTTTGAACGGAGGCACGGGAACACTCAAGGTCGACGATCTCAAAATAGAAAAGATCGACTGA
- a CDS encoding fatty acid desaturase, which produces MSVTLFTAKEIEDLETKSTTPRFSHSLFGSIAIMALAFQWPSSAWYFQVGWTIIAAYSMFCWSSCFHETSHQGICGKTWVSVWLGRAIGTGLLVSYTAYREAHIRHHAYLNKPGDWELWPYSDPTTSLTFRRIFCWLEFPFGFFTSPFVYSRLCFSKNTPVKNPKVIRTMRLEYAAMAVFWAAVLGTIAWFSLWRPFIVAWVIPHWVASVIQTFRKFTEHLGMKSYDPLLGTRTVIGNGLITRICTYINFDIFVHGPHHRHPKIAHNKLIEKMDNYQQDNPDTKYPVFTTYMSAIKHTLPALWKPGVGMNVGAPAPKKEKWLGADNFVTDVAREILSDRDVSKVHRAS; this is translated from the coding sequence ATGTCAGTGACCCTTTTCACTGCTAAAGAGATCGAAGATCTCGAAACAAAGTCGACAACTCCCCGTTTTTCACACTCACTGTTCGGATCCATCGCGATCATGGCGCTGGCATTCCAATGGCCCTCCTCTGCCTGGTACTTCCAGGTCGGCTGGACGATCATTGCTGCCTACAGCATGTTCTGCTGGTCGAGCTGTTTTCATGAAACATCTCACCAGGGAATCTGTGGTAAAACCTGGGTCAGCGTCTGGCTGGGCCGCGCGATCGGCACCGGACTGTTGGTCTCTTATACCGCTTATCGCGAAGCCCATATCCGTCATCACGCTTATCTGAATAAGCCCGGTGACTGGGAACTGTGGCCGTACTCCGATCCCACAACGTCTCTGACATTCCGACGTATCTTCTGCTGGCTGGAGTTCCCTTTCGGATTCTTCACGTCACCTTTCGTCTACAGTCGGCTCTGTTTCAGCAAAAATACCCCGGTTAAAAACCCCAAGGTCATTCGCACCATGCGTCTGGAATACGCGGCGATGGCTGTGTTCTGGGCTGCCGTGCTGGGAACCATTGCCTGGTTCTCGCTCTGGCGTCCGTTCATCGTCGCCTGGGTCATTCCGCACTGGGTGGCCAGTGTGATTCAGACCTTCCGCAAATTCACCGAGCACCTGGGAATGAAGAGTTACGATCCGCTGCTCGGCACCCGGACCGTGATCGGCAATGGTCTGATCACCCGGATCTGCACTTACATCAACTTTGACATCTTCGTACACGGGCCGCACCATCGGCATCCCAAGATTGCCCATAACAAGCTGATTGAGAAAATGGACAACTATCAGCAGGACAATCCCGATACGAAGTACCCGGTATTTACGACTTACATGTCAGCCATCAAGCATACCCTCCCTGCCCTCTGGAAACCGGGCGTCGGTATGAACGTGGGTGCTCCCGCACCGAAGAAAGAAAAATGGCTGGGCGCAGACAACTTTGTCACCGATGTCGCACGCGAGATTCTCTCCGACCGCGATGTCTCCAAAGTACACCGCGCATCGTAG